DNA from Salinispora arenicola:
GGGCCCGGCACCGTCGCGACGGCGACGAACTGGTGGTGACACCGGCACGGGGGTTGGCCCAGGGCAGCCGGTTCACCGTCGAGATCGAGTACGCCGGTCGCCCCGGCACCCAGGCGAACAGCCCGCTGGGCAGCGGTGGGTTCCTGCACACCGAGGACGGTGCTATCGCGCTCGGGCAACCCTACTCGGCCGCCACCTGGTTCCCGGTGAACGACCACCCGAGCGACAAGGCGACGTACGACATCGAGGTCACCGTCCCGGACGGGCTCGCCGCGCTCAGCAACGGGGTGCCCGGCGAACGAAGCAGCGCCGACGGACGAACCACCTGGCGTTGGTCGGAGCGGGCCCCGATGGCGAGCTACCTGACCACGTTGGTGATCGGCGCCTACCGCGTGCAGACCGGCGTCCATGCCGGGAAGCCGATCGTCACCGCCGTGCCGGAGAGGCTGCCGGCAACCGGCGCGGAGGCCGTCTCGTTGGCCCGTACCGGCGAGATCGCCGACTTCCTGGCCGAGCGCTTCGGGCCGTACCCGTTCGACTCCTACGGCGGGGTGGCGGTGTCCGACCCGCGGGTGGGGTACGCGTTGGAGACGCAGTCACGCCCGGTGTACGGGCCCGGCTTCTTCCGGAGCGGGCAGCCCAACTTCGGTGTGGTCGTGCACGAGCTGGCACACCAGTGGTTCGGCGACAGCGTGGCGGTGACCCGATGGCGGGACATCTGGCTGAACGAGGGCTTCGCCACCTACGCCGAATGGCTCTGGGAGGAGCATCAGGGCGGTCGGCCGGCGCAGGGCACCTTCGAGTTGCACTACGCGATGACGGACTGGTCGGCCCCGAGTCTGGACCCGGGGCCTGAGCACATGTTCGGCAGCGCCGTCTACCAACGGGGGGCGCTGACCGTGCACGCGCTGCGGCGTGCGGTCGGCGACCAGGCCTTCTTCGCCATCCTGCGGTCCTGGACGGCCGAGCGGCGCGGTGGCAACGGCACCACCGACGACTTCGTCGAACTGGCCGAGCGGGTCTCCGGGAAGCAGCTCGATGGGCTCTTCGACGCCTGGCTGTACGGCACGACGAAGCCCGCCGTACCGCAGCCGCGGTGAACTGCCTCTAGCGCGACGGCTACCGGTCGGTAATGATGCTGTCATGCGGTACGACGTGGTCGTCATCGGGTCCGGATTCGGCGGTGGCGTCGCCGCGCTACGGCTCGCCGAGAAGGGCTACCGGGTCGGGGTGATAGAGGCGGGCCGACGCTTCGCCGACGATGAGTTCCCACAGACCTCGTGGCGGCTGCGCCGCTTCGTCTGGGCACCGCGGCTGGGTTGTTACGGCCTGCAGCGGATCACGTTGCTGCGGGCGGGCAACCGGCGGGCCGGCGGCGGTGTGTTGGTGCTTTCCGGCGCCGGGGTGGGCGGAGGTTCACTGGTCTACGCGAACACCTTGTACGAGCCGTTGGACGCCTTCTTCGGGGATCCGCAGTGGCGGGACATCACCGACTGGCGGGACGAGTTGACCCGCCATTTCGATCAGGCGAAGCGGATGCTCGGCGTCACCACGTACCCGGTCACGACCGGAGCGGATCGGGCGATGCGGGCGGTGGCGGACCGGATGGGGGTCGGGCACACGTACCGGGCCACCCCGGTCGGGGTGCACATCGGTCGGCCCGGGCAGCGGGTGCCCGACCCGTACTTCGGCGGGGCGGGGCCGGAGCGCACCGGGTGTACGCACTGCGGCGCCTGCATGACGGGGTGTCGGCACGGCGCGAAGAACACGTTGGTCAAGAACTACCTGTGGCTGGCCGAGCGGCTCGGGGCGCGGGTGCACCCGTTGACGACCGTGACCGCCGTCCGGCCGGTCGAGGGGGGCGGGTACGCGGTGCACACCGCACGTACCGGCGCCTGGCTGCGTGGGCGGACCCAGGTGATTCACGCTGACCAGGTGGTCTTCGCGGCCGGTGCGTTGGGTACGCAGCGCCTGCTGCACGGGATGAAGGCCATCGGGGCGCTGCCCCGGCTCTCGCCCCGCCTCGGTGAGTTGACCCGAACCAACTCGGAGGCGATCGTCGGTGCGTCGGTGCCCCGGCGGCGGGCGCGAGCGGACGGGACCGACTTCACCGAGGGGGTGGCGATCACGAGTTCGTTCCACCCTGACTCACAGACGCACATCGAGCCGGTCCGTTACGGCCGGGGCTCGAATGCGATGGCGCTGCTCCAGTCCCTGCTGGTCGACGGCGGTCCTCGGCGGGTACGCCGCTGGCTGGGCACCCACGTGCGGCGGCCCCGCGACGTGGTGCGGATGCTGTCGGTCCGTAACTGGTCCGAGCGCACCGTGATCGCCCTGGTCATGCAGTCGGTGGACAATTCGCTGACCACTCGCCTCCGGCGAGGGCTCCGCGGCCGTCGGCTTGTCTCCGATGCCGGTCACGGAGCGCCGAACCCGACCTGGATCCCGGCCGGCAACCGGGCGGCTCGGCTCCTCGCCGAGGAGATCAACGGGGTGGCGGGCGGTTCGCTCACCGAACCGTTCAACATCCCGGTGACCGCGCACATCCTGGGTGGCGCGGTGATCGGTGCCACCCCGGACGACGGCGTGGTCGACCCGTGGCACCGGGTGTACGGGCACCCCGGGCTGCACGTCGTCGACGGTGCCGCGGTCTCGGCCAATCTCGGGGTGAACCCGAGCCTGACCATCACGGCCCAGGCCGAGCGGGCCATGTCCTTCTGGCCGAACAAGGGTGACGAGGATCACCGCCCTCCGCTCGGCTCGTCGTACGTCCGGCTGGCCCCCGTGCCTCCGGACAATCCGGCGGTGCCGGCCGACGCACCCGGCGCGCTGCGGTAGGACCGGCAGACGTCCGGAGCCCCGGTAGCGACGTCTGGAGCCCCCGGTAGCAGGGCCCGATCAGCCCGCCCGGGCCCCGGATCGGCACCAGGGTGACGGTGGGTAGGCTTTTTGCACATGAGCACGCCGCGCCCCGTCCTGGTGGTGGACTTCGGAGCCCAGTACGCCCAGCTCATCGCGCGCCGGGTGCGGGAGGCCCGGGTCTACTCGGAGATCGTCCCGCACTCGATGCCGGTGGCCGAGATGCTGGCGAAGGACCCGGCAGCGATCATTCTCTCCGGCGGCCCGTCCAGCGTTTACGTGCCGAATGCGCCGCAGGTCGACGCCGGGGTGTTCGAGGCCGGTGTGCCGGTCTTCGGTATCTGTTACGGCTTCCAGGCGATGGCCCAGGCCCTTGGGGGCACGGTCGCAAGGACCGGCAACCGGGAGTACGGAGGTACCCCGCTGCGTCCGCGGCCGGATTCCGGGGCGTTGCTCCGTGACCTTCCCGGTGACCTGCCGGTCTGGATGAGCCACGGCGACTGTGTGACGGAGGCGCCGCCCGGTTTCGTGGTGACCGCCGAGTCGGCGGGGGCTCCGGTGGCAGCCTTCGAGGACCCAACCGGGCGGCGGGCCGGGGTGCAGTTCCATCCGGAGGTCGGGCACACGGCGCACGGCCAGGAGATGCTGACCCGTTTCCTCCACGACATCGCCGGCATCGAGCCCACCTGGACGCCGGAGAACATCATCGACGAGCAGGTGGCGCGGATCCGTGAGCAGGTCGGCACCAAGGAGGTCATCTGTGGCCTGAGTGGCGGTGTCGACTCCGCGGTCGCCGCGGCGCTGGTGCACCGGGCCGTCGGTGACCAACTGACCTGCGTTTTTGTTGACCATGGTCTGCTCCGGGCGGGTGAGGCCGAGCAGGTGGAGAAGGACTACGTTGCCGCCACCGGAATCAGGCTGAAGGTGGTCGACTCAGCTGACCGTTTCCTGACGGCACTGGCCGGCGTGTCCGATCCCGAGCGGAAGCGCAAGATCATCGGCCGGGAGTTCATTCGGACCTTCGAGGCCGCAGCCCGGGACATCGCCGCGCACGGTGATGTGGAGTTCCTGGTCCAGGGCACCCTCTACCCGGATGTGGTGGAGTCCGGTGGCGGTGCGGGCACCGCCAGCATCAAGAGCCACCACAATGTCGGCGGACTTCCGGAGGACCTCGGGTTCTCCCTGGTCGAACCGCTTCGCACGCTCTTCAAGGACGAGGTCCGCGCGCTCGGCCTTCAACTCGGCCTGCCGGAGGCGATGGTCTGGCGGCACCCGTTCCCCGGGCCGGGGCTCGCCATCCGGATCATCGGGGCGGTCGACCGGGAGCGGCTCGACGTGCTCCGCCGGGCCGACTTCATCGCTCGGCAGGAACTCAGCGCCGCCGGTCTGGACCGTGGTGTGTGGCAGTTCCCGGTGGTTCTCCTGGCGGACGTGCGCAGCGTGGGTGTGCAGGGTGACGGGCGCAGCTACGGGCACCCGGTGGTCCTGCGTCCGGTTTCCAGTGAGGACGCGATGACGGCCGACTGGTCGCGGCTGCCGTACGACCTGATCGCTCGGATCTCCACTCGGATCACGAATGAGGTCGCCGAGGTGAACCGGGTGGTTCTGGACGTGACCAGCAAGCCGCCGGGCACCATCGAGTGGGAGTGAGCCGGTTCATCCGGCGGGGGGAGTCGGCGACTGGGGCCCCGGTCCTGGCCAGGTTTGGGTAGCAGTGGTCGATCCGGCCGGGTGCGGCCAGGCCGGTGCGTTCGCCGGCTCCGCCGGCATCAGGAACCACATGATCGGGTATGCGAGTAGTGCGATCCCGCCGGTGAGCAGACCGGTGACCGCGAAGATCACCCGGATCAGGGTGGGGTCGACGTTGAGGTAGCGGCCGACGCCACTGGCCACCCCGGCGATCATCCGGTCGGTGGTGGGGCGACGGAGCTGTTTGTACGGGGGCTGGGGAGTTCCGCCGATCGTCATGTCTCCATGATGCGGGCCGCTGGTCCGGTCGACCTCAGTGACTGCCCGGAGCCTTACCCTGACCCATCCCCAACCCGCGAGCCTAAAGTCGTGAATCTGACCCTCTTCGACGCTGGTAGTGGGTTGCGGGGAGAATTGGGCTCCGTGACCCTCATGCTGGAGCCGCTTCGTAGGATTGCGGCGTACGCGGTTTGTACTAATTCGGTCAGTCAGATTCTGCTGGTCCGCGCATCGCAGCGCTCCGGTACACCCGGTACATGGTCGCTGCCCGGGGGCGCGGTCGACCACGGCGAAGACCCGTGCGACACGGTGGTCCGGGAGACCGCTGCCGAGACCGGGCTGTCGGTCAGTGTCGCCACCCTCACCGACGTGCTCGCCGACATGCGGGCGTTGCCCGAACGGGGCATCACCATCCACACCGACCGCCTGCTCTACCGGGTGTCGGTGCGGGGCGGGACGCTGACCGAACGAGTCGACCAGCCCACCGACCTGGCTCGCTGGTTCACTCTGGAACAGGCCCGGGAGCTGCCGTTGCGTTCGTTCACGGCGCGGGCCCTCGGCCTGTCCACCTCCTCGGCGGACATGGTGCCGGACGAGCCTCCCGAGTTCCCGTCCTTCTACGCCGTCGAGGGGCCGGACGGCCTGCACCGGGCGCAGCGCTTCGCCGCATATGCGGTCGTCACCGATCCGGACGACCGGGTGTTGCTCACCCGGGTCTCCGACGGGTACCCGGGCGCCGGCTGCTGGCACCTGCCAGGCGGCGGGACGGACTACGGTGAGCAGCCGGGCGCAGCCCTGATCCGTGAGCTGGTCGAGGAGACCGGGCAGACCGGGCGGCTGGTCGAGCTGCTCGGCGTGGCGAGCCACCGCGACGCCGCCTCGCTCGGTCCGGAGGGTTACCCGATCGACTGGCACGGTGTCCGCGCCTTCTACCGGGTCGTGGTCGACCAGCCCGCTCCGCCGACCGTCACCGACATCGGGGGGTCCACCTGTGAGGCCCGCTGGTTCGCGAAGGAGGAGCTGGGTGCCCTCCCGGTCCATCGGCTGACCGAGGTGACGGCCGAGGCGGTCCAGGCCGCCCGCCTGACCTGATCGCCCCGACCCCGGTGAGTGCGGAGCTGTTGTCGGGGTCGCCGTGAAACGCTGGCGAGAACATCTCATCCAGGAAGCGCAGGCGGGGCAGGGTGGTGCAGCGGCGGCGGATGGCGGCGCACGGGGTGCTGCGGGACGACGGCGGGCGGGTGCTGCTCGTCCGGGGGGCGGCCGAGTGCCCATACCCGGGTGCCTGGCAGTTGCCGGGCGGCAGGTTGTGGCACGCCGAGCATCCGGCCGCCGCGGCTGTCCGCGGATTCGGCGAGGCGACCGGGCTGGCCGTGACAGCGACCGATATCCGGGCGGCTGTCGCCGACCTGGTCACCCTCGATGCCGGAGTCGCCGTGCACACCGACCGGATGGTGTTCGACGTGACGGCGGGAACGGGCGGTGCGTTCCGGCCGGAGTCAGGCGGAGACAGTGACGAACTGGGGTGGTTCACCCCCGGTTCGGTGACGGCCGTGCCGGTGATGCCGTTCACCGCGGAACTACTCGGGCTGTCGGGCGCACCCTTGCCGCTCGAGGTTCCCGGGGTGCTGCCGGCAGCCTGGACCGTCCCGGTGCCGGCCGACCGACGGCACCGCTTCGGCGCGTATGGCCTGGTCACCGACCCGGCCGGACGGGTACTGCTGACGCTGATCGCGGATGGCTATCCGGGTGCCGGTAGCTGGCATCTGCCTGGTGGCGGCACCGACCATGGTGAGGCGCCGGAGGCGGGATTGCTCCGCGAGCTGGTGGAGGAGTCCGCCCAGGTCGGTCGAGTCGTCGAGCTGATCGGCGTGGACAGCCTCCATGTTCCGCGGGCGATGGGGCCGGAGGGGCGTCCACTGGACTGGTATACCGTTCGGGTGATCTATACGGTGGCGGTCGATGAACCGACCGAGGCGGTGGTGACGGAGCTGGCCGGAGGGTCGACCGCGCAGGCGAGCTGGTTCACCGTCGCCGACCTCGCCGGGCTCCGGCTCAGCGATGTGGCCGGCCGGATGATCACCGAGTGGATCGGCTGATGTGTTGGGTTCCCATGACGGCATGGCGGCATGGCGGGTGGGGTAACGGAATCATCACGCGGTCGACGCGTGGTGTAATCCGGGCGTAGCGGGCATCGACGAATGCTCGTCAGGGCGGCCGAAGCGGGTTCCGGTACATTTGGATGTGAGAGTTCACGGTGTAACAGGTGATGCAACCCGGCTTAGTAGTAACCGGGTAGTTCGCGTGGTTTAAGGGAGTTTTAAGTACCGCCGGCGGCTATCGCCAATCCCTGTTCACCTATGCGATGGTGTACTCCGCAAAACGGCTGCCGGGCCAGCAAGGTCTGGCACGAGACAGCCGGGCACCCCGCCGCCGAGGCGGTGCGCCGATCCGGTGATGGAGGAAACGTGCCGAGAGCCCCCTGGCGCCGGCGTCGTACGACAGACAGTCCGCGTCCCGCAGGGCGTCGATGGGCGGGCCCGTTGCGGCGCAGTGGCACGATCGCCCGGCAGGTGCTGTGGGTCCGGGCGGGTCGCCACAACGGTGACCTCCGTGCCGGAACCGACCGGGCGCTGACCGGGCGCCGGTTCACCGGGCGTCGCTACGCCCGGTACAACGCCGAGGCCGAGGCGATCGTCCCGGTGAGCCCCGCCGTAGCCCCGGCGACGTCGGTGGACGAGCCGGCGGCGATCTCCATTCCGCTGCTTCCCGGGGAGCGGACGGCGGCCCGGCGGATGAAGTTCGTGGTGGTCAACGGGTGCACCCTCGCCAGCCTCGTCCTCGGTATGTTGGCGATCTTCCTCGCCATGCAGAGCGAGGTACGGCCGGCGGCGCTCTGCCTGATGGCCTGTGTCGCGTTCGACGGTCTCGACGGTGCCCTCGCCCGCAGACTCGGCGTGGCCAGCCCCTTCGGTGCCCAGATGGACTCGCTGGCCGACATGTGCTCCTTCGGGCTCGCCGCCCCGGTCGTGGTCTATGCCTCGCTGGCCGGCTCGGTCCCGCCGGCAGCCGCCGCGGTGGCCTGCGCACTCGTCGCGGGCTGCGCCGCGATCCGCCTTGCCCGGTTCAACGTCTCACCGAAGGACGGCCGCTTCTTCTGCGGCGTCCCGACCACCATGGCCGCTGCCGTGCTCGCCCTGACCGTCGCCATCGGGCTGCCGGTGTCCGGGCTGGTCCTGCTCGGCGGGGTGGCGCTGCTCGCCTTCGCGATGGTCTCCAGCTTCCCGTACGCAAAGCTCGCTCGCCTGGTGAAACTGCCGCCCTGGGTTTGGCTGGCTCCGGTGATCGGCGCGCTCGTCGACATCCGGCTCACTTTCGCCCTGGTTGTGGTGGGCTACCTACTCAGCGGTCCGGTGCTCTGGCTGCGGCAGCGTCGCACCATCTGAACCGTTCCCCCGACGGGGCGCTGCGGTTCTGTCACCCCAGCGCCCCGCCGCAGGGCTGCGTCAGCGCCAGCGGGCGATGACCGACGATCCACCGACCACCCGGTCGCCGGGACCGACCAGCGGCTCCGCCGCATCGGCTGGCAGGTAGACGTCGGTGCGGGAGCCGAACCTGATCAGGCCGAACCGCTCGCCCTTCGCGAGTAGCGACCCGATGGGCGCCCGCTGCACGATGCGTCGGGCGATCAAGCCGGTACGTTGCGCCACGACCACTGTTCCGTGTGTGGTGTCCAGCACTGTGTAGGCCGCGACGTTGTGCTCCGCCTCGGACTTCATCGCGTTGGCGAAGCCGCCGTCGGTGACGAAGTAGTCGACCACCCTGCCCGCCACCGGGGAGCGGTTGACGTGGACGTCGAGTACCGACAGGAACACCGCGATTCGCAGCCACTCGCCGTCACCGAAACGTTCGTCGGACAGCCGCTGTACGGAGAGCACCCGGCCGTCGGCCGCTGCCACCACCGCCGACGGGTCCTCTGGCACGTCCCGTTCCGGATCCCGGAAGAAGGCGGCCACCGGCGCGGCGGCGAGGGCGGGCAGCAGCCACATTTTTGACGTCGGGCGGGCCACCCGGGCCAACGCCGCGAGCCCGAGCGCGATTCCGGCGGCGGCCACCCCGTTGCTGTCGACGTGCATCGTGCGGGTCAGCGGCACGCTCGAGGGTCGGTACGCCGGTGCCATCCCCACCGCCGCCGCCGCGTCGGCCGGGGTGAAGCGCAGCCGGTGTACCCGTAGGGGTGGGTTGTTGCGCAGCAGCAGGTCGCTACCGACACCGTGGAGCGCGGCCTGGCGGCCCAGTTCGCCGCTCGCGCTGTCGGCACGCCCAGCGGCGGGTGTGGCAACGCTCACCACGGCTCCGTTGGCGAGGTACTTGCCGAGCCCGTCGACGGTCGCGCGGGCCTCCTCGACGGTCCCGGTCACCGGCTCACCGACGATCGCCACCACCGCGCCCTCGGCATCGGCGTCGGCCAGCGCGTCGACGACCCGGACACGTTCGGTGACCCAGGGGCCCAGGGAGGTCAGGTGCTCGCGCAGCATCCCGGCGCTCGACGACGTGGCCGGCACGACGGTGAGCGTGTCACCGGGTAGCAGCGCCTCGATCGCCGCGGCGAGCACCGGGGACTCCGGGCTGGCGTCAACCAGGAGAACAGCCTTCGGATCGTTGATCCGGGCGAGTTCCGAGACGAGGACACGAGCGGCGCGCTCGCCGATGCGGACCGGACCGGACCGGCCGAAGGGGAGCACGGCGGGGGACTGGGTCATGTCGGGCGGGCTCCTGACGGGGTCGAGACGACGGGTTGGGCGGCACCGGCGCGATCGGTGTCGGCCCGGGACCGGCCCGGGATCGGGCCGGGGTCGAGCCGGCGAGTGTGCAG
Protein-coding regions in this window:
- a CDS encoding phosphatidylserine decarboxylase, producing MTQSPAVLPFGRSGPVRIGERAARVLVSELARINDPKAVLLVDASPESPVLAAAIEALLPGDTLTVVPATSSSAGMLREHLTSLGPWVTERVRVVDALADADAEGAVVAIVGEPVTGTVEEARATVDGLGKYLANGAVVSVATPAAGRADSASGELGRQAALHGVGSDLLLRNNPPLRVHRLRFTPADAAAAVGMAPAYRPSSVPLTRTMHVDSNGVAAAGIALGLAALARVARPTSKMWLLPALAAAPVAAFFRDPERDVPEDPSAVVAAADGRVLSVQRLSDERFGDGEWLRIAVFLSVLDVHVNRSPVAGRVVDYFVTDGGFANAMKSEAEHNVAAYTVLDTTHGTVVVAQRTGLIARRIVQRAPIGSLLAKGERFGLIRFGSRTDVYLPADAAEPLVGPGDRVVGGSSVIARWR
- a CDS encoding NUDIX domain-containing protein encodes the protein MTLMLEPLRRIAAYAVCTNSVSQILLVRASQRSGTPGTWSLPGGAVDHGEDPCDTVVRETAAETGLSVSVATLTDVLADMRALPERGITIHTDRLLYRVSVRGGTLTERVDQPTDLARWFTLEQARELPLRSFTARALGLSTSSADMVPDEPPEFPSFYAVEGPDGLHRAQRFAAYAVVTDPDDRVLLTRVSDGYPGAGCWHLPGGGTDYGEQPGAALIRELVEETGQTGRLVELLGVASHRDAASLGPEGYPIDWHGVRAFYRVVVDQPAPPTVTDIGGSTCEARWFAKEELGALPVHRLTEVTAEAVQAARLT
- a CDS encoding NUDIX hydrolase gives rise to the protein MVQRRRMAAHGVLRDDGGRVLLVRGAAECPYPGAWQLPGGRLWHAEHPAAAAVRGFGEATGLAVTATDIRAAVADLVTLDAGVAVHTDRMVFDVTAGTGGAFRPESGGDSDELGWFTPGSVTAVPVMPFTAELLGLSGAPLPLEVPGVLPAAWTVPVPADRRHRFGAYGLVTDPAGRVLLTLIADGYPGAGSWHLPGGGTDHGEAPEAGLLRELVEESAQVGRVVELIGVDSLHVPRAMGPEGRPLDWYTVRVIYTVAVDEPTEAVVTELAGGSTAQASWFTVADLAGLRLSDVAGRMITEWIG
- a CDS encoding FAD-dependent oxidoreductase, which translates into the protein MRYDVVVIGSGFGGGVAALRLAEKGYRVGVIEAGRRFADDEFPQTSWRLRRFVWAPRLGCYGLQRITLLRAGNRRAGGGVLVLSGAGVGGGSLVYANTLYEPLDAFFGDPQWRDITDWRDELTRHFDQAKRMLGVTTYPVTTGADRAMRAVADRMGVGHTYRATPVGVHIGRPGQRVPDPYFGGAGPERTGCTHCGACMTGCRHGAKNTLVKNYLWLAERLGARVHPLTTVTAVRPVEGGGYAVHTARTGAWLRGRTQVIHADQVVFAAGALGTQRLLHGMKAIGALPRLSPRLGELTRTNSEAIVGASVPRRRARADGTDFTEGVAITSSFHPDSQTHIEPVRYGRGSNAMALLQSLLVDGGPRRVRRWLGTHVRRPRDVVRMLSVRNWSERTVIALVMQSVDNSLTTRLRRGLRGRRLVSDAGHGAPNPTWIPAGNRAARLLAEEINGVAGGSLTEPFNIPVTAHILGGAVIGATPDDGVVDPWHRVYGHPGLHVVDGAAVSANLGVNPSLTITAQAERAMSFWPNKGDEDHRPPLGSSYVRLAPVPPDNPAVPADAPGALR
- the guaA gene encoding glutamine-hydrolyzing GMP synthase, with the protein product MSTPRPVLVVDFGAQYAQLIARRVREARVYSEIVPHSMPVAEMLAKDPAAIILSGGPSSVYVPNAPQVDAGVFEAGVPVFGICYGFQAMAQALGGTVARTGNREYGGTPLRPRPDSGALLRDLPGDLPVWMSHGDCVTEAPPGFVVTAESAGAPVAAFEDPTGRRAGVQFHPEVGHTAHGQEMLTRFLHDIAGIEPTWTPENIIDEQVARIREQVGTKEVICGLSGGVDSAVAAALVHRAVGDQLTCVFVDHGLLRAGEAEQVEKDYVAATGIRLKVVDSADRFLTALAGVSDPERKRKIIGREFIRTFEAAARDIAAHGDVEFLVQGTLYPDVVESGGGAGTASIKSHHNVGGLPEDLGFSLVEPLRTLFKDEVRALGLQLGLPEAMVWRHPFPGPGLAIRIIGAVDRERLDVLRRADFIARQELSAAGLDRGVWQFPVVLLADVRSVGVQGDGRSYGHPVVLRPVSSEDAMTADWSRLPYDLIARISTRITNEVAEVNRVVLDVTSKPPGTIEWE
- a CDS encoding PspC domain-containing protein, translated to MTIGGTPQPPYKQLRRPTTDRMIAGVASGVGRYLNVDPTLIRVIFAVTGLLTGGIALLAYPIMWFLMPAEPANAPAWPHPAGSTTATQTWPGPGPQSPTPPAG
- a CDS encoding CDP-alcohol phosphatidyltransferase family protein — translated: MRRSGTIARQVLWVRAGRHNGDLRAGTDRALTGRRFTGRRYARYNAEAEAIVPVSPAVAPATSVDEPAAISIPLLPGERTAARRMKFVVVNGCTLASLVLGMLAIFLAMQSEVRPAALCLMACVAFDGLDGALARRLGVASPFGAQMDSLADMCSFGLAAPVVVYASLAGSVPPAAAAVACALVAGCAAIRLARFNVSPKDGRFFCGVPTTMAAAVLALTVAIGLPVSGLVLLGGVALLAFAMVSSFPYAKLARLVKLPPWVWLAPVIGALVDIRLTFALVVVGYLLSGPVLWLRQRRTI
- a CDS encoding M1 family metallopeptidase translates to MRPTSARVRPGLALALVVTAVLLAGCPAADPDGDFRPGAADVGDTYVPGAGNGGYDVEHYRLGVDYDPPSDRLSGRAVVTAVATQPLSRFNLDLHGLEVTAVGVDGDRARHRRDGDELVVTPARGLAQGSRFTVEIEYAGRPGTQANSPLGSGGFLHTEDGAIALGQPYSAATWFPVNDHPSDKATYDIEVTVPDGLAALSNGVPGERSSADGRTTWRWSERAPMASYLTTLVIGAYRVQTGVHAGKPIVTAVPERLPATGAEAVSLARTGEIADFLAERFGPYPFDSYGGVAVSDPRVGYALETQSRPVYGPGFFRSGQPNFGVVVHELAHQWFGDSVAVTRWRDIWLNEGFATYAEWLWEEHQGGRPAQGTFELHYAMTDWSAPSLDPGPEHMFGSAVYQRGALTVHALRRAVGDQAFFAILRSWTAERRGGNGTTDDFVELAERVSGKQLDGLFDAWLYGTTKPAVPQPR